From Mastacembelus armatus chromosome 13, fMasArm1.2, whole genome shotgun sequence, one genomic window encodes:
- the usp16 gene encoding ubiquitin carboxyl-terminal hydrolase 16 isoform X2 translates to MGKKRGKDKTTREDNDIDLTGPSCRHIKKGTDQTLLKKLHGNSDWMNCQDCKHEENKENISTTLLEDSENHQETAAVWMCLKCGHRGCGRNSENKHAIKHYETPRSDPHCLVVSLDSWSVWCYICDDEVQYSETGHLAQLVANLKKQTSTDAIKRPQKMKEEDSLLEVEQKTETEKVDENEEKENKDRHKKNVKKEGVGKLQKSSTNEDKSGISVKGLSNLGNTCFFNAVIQSLSQTQLLRQTLNTVTEEKVLNITPAASSDLEPIVVQLEQPGSLSLAMCQLLNEIQESKRGVVTPRELFTQVCKKAARFKGFQQQDSQELLRYLLDGMRAEEIKRVSSGIMEVLKQSRKSTDGEQLKTLVKEYEKNGFPKNFVDQVFGGEMTSTIMCQQCKTVSVVTEMFLDLSLPVSEEAYRKKNLKKGVQRSSELSPDGRHSPALTNGNDIPTGAGSKYQQKKAKKQAKKQAKHQKRQQKFEGRVILNGLRSPSSTEGGEIDPNADTNNGENAGSNTQEAAPLSEENPPQIIAAEKEKEDDDSVIDCESSATSSVSNRFAILSEEQHSKGSILNNDKLPDMEEEGEEDTQLVSEMEKVNLDDAFIEDLDAMEQSIEIKDEPLEAKEYTVVNQDPELAFHTLATRMPPENQECSVQSCLFHFTQVEILTQTNSLLCVTCTKQQPNKGKAAESKKIYTDALKQMLISSPPPVLTLHLKRFQQNGYSICKVNRHVQFPLILDLAPFCTVRCKNVAEADSQILYSLYGIVEHSGTMRSGHYTAYVKVQPEYPKSSSNGLSAEGDAEPRGSWFHISDTNVQPVSESKVQSCQAYLLFYERIL, encoded by the exons ATGGGGAAGAAAAGGGGCAAGGACAAGACCACCAGAGAGGACAATGACATCGACTTGACAG GCCCATCTTGCAGGCATATTAAAAAGGGAACAGACCAAACTTTATTAAAGAAACTTCATGGGAATTCTGATTGGATGAATTGCCAAGATTGTAAgcatgaagaaaataaagaaaatatcagCACTACCCTGCTAGAAGACTCTGAAAACCATCaggagacagcagctgtatgGATGTGCTTAAAATGTGGCCATAGA GGATGCGGGCGAAATTCAGAGAATAAACATGCCATCAAACATTATGAGACTCCTCGTTCAGATCCACATTGCCTGGTGGTCAGTTTGGATAGCTGGAGTGTATG GTGTTATATATGTGATGATGAAGTGCAGTACTCCGAAACCGGACATTTGGCTCAGCTGGTGGCCAACCTAAAAAAGCAAACGTCTACAGATGCCATAAAGAGACCACAGAAAA TGAAAGAAGAAGACAGCTTGTTGGAAGTCGAGCAGAAGACAGAGACTGAAAAAGTGgatgaaaatgaagagaaggaaaacaagGACCGCCATaagaaaaatgtcaagaaaGAGGGCGTTGGGAAATTACAAAAATCCAgcacaaatgaagacaaaagtGGGATTTCAGTTAAGGGGCTGAGCAACCTGGGGAACACGTGTTTCTTTAATGCAGTCATTCAG AGTCTCTCTCAAACACAGCTCTTAAGACAGACTCTCAATACAGTCACAGAAGAGAAAGTGCTTAACATTACACCTGCTGCCTCCTCAGACCTG GAGCCTATTGTGGTCCAGTTAGAGCAGCCTGGATCCCTGAGTTTGGCTATGTGTCAACTACTCAATGAGATCCAGGAATCCAAAAGGGGTGTTGTGACACCAAGGGAGTTGTTTACCCAAGTTTGTAAAAA GGCTGCCAGATTCAAAGGATTTCAACAGCAGGATAGCCAGGAGCTGCTGCGCTATCTTCTGGATGGAATGCGAGCTGAAGAGATCAAA agAGTAAGTTCTGGGATCATGGAAGTATTGAAACAATCTAGAAAAAGCACAGATGGAGAGCAACTGAAAACACTGGTTAAAG AGTATGAGAAAAATGGATTTCCAAAAAACTTTGTGGACCAAGTTTTTGGTGGGGAAATGACGAGCACTATAATGTGTCAGCAGTGTAAAACG GTGTCTGTtgtcacagaaatgtttttggaTCTTTCCCTTCCTGTTTCTGAAGAG GCATATagaaagaaaaacctgaaaaaaggTGTTCAAAGGAGCAGTGAATTGAGCCCGGACGGCAGACACAGCCCTGCTCTCACCAACGGAAATGACATTCCCACTGGGGCTGGTAGTAAATaccagcagaagaaagccaAGAAGCAGGCAAAGAAGCAAGCAAAG CATCAAAAGAGGCAGCAGAAGTTTGAGGGCAGAGTCATTTTAAATGGTCTCAGATCACCAAGCTCCACAGAGGGTGGAGAGATTGATCCTAATGCAGATACAAATAATGGGGAAAATGCAGGCAGCAACACACAAGAAGCAGCCCCACTGAGTGAAGAAAATCCTCCACAAATCATTGCTGCtgagaaggaaaaggaagatGATGATTCTGTGATTGACTGCGAGTCATCAGCTACATCTTCAGTCAGCAACCGTTTTGCCATCTTATCAGAGGAGCAGCACTCAAAGGGCAGCATCTTAAACAATGACAAACTGCCTGACatggaagaggaaggagaagaggacaCACAGCTGGTGAGTGAAATGGAGAAAGTAAATCTAGATGATGCTTTCATAGAAGACCTTGATGCCATGGAACAAAGCATAGAGATCAAAGATGAGCCACTGGAGGCTAAAGAGTACACTGTAGTAAATCAAGACCCAGAGCTGGCCTTCCACACACTGGCTACCAGGATGCCCCCTGAGAACCAAGAGTGTTCAGTGCAATCTTGCCTGTTTCATTTCACACAAGTAGAAATCCTCACACAGACCAATAGCCTGCTGTGTGTCACCTGCACTAAACAACAACCAAATAAAGGCAAAGCTGCTG aATCCAAGAAAATCTACACTGATGCCTTGAAGCAAATGCTCATCTCCTCTCCCCCACCAGTGCTGACTCTCCATCTGAAGAGATTTCAACAG AATGGATACAGTATTTGTAAGGTGAACAGACATGTCCAGTTCCCACTCATACTGGATCTAGCTCCGTTTTGTACTGTTAGATGCAAG AATGTGGCAGAGGCAGATTCTCAGATTTTGTACAGTTTGTATGGTATCGTGGAGCACAGTGGAACAATGAGGTCGGGCCATTACACAGCCTACGTAAAAGTACAACCTGAGTACCCTAAATCCTCATCCAACGGACTTTCGGCAGAAG GAGATGCAGAGCCAAGAGGATCCTGGTTCCATATCAGTGACACAAACGTTCAGCCTGTGAGTGAGAGCAAAGTCCAGAGTTGCCAAGCCTACCTCCTCTTCTATGAAAGGATCCTTTAA
- the LOC113137676 gene encoding transcription regulator protein BACH1-like has product MSLQAPRMSVFTFQSAVHSAHVLQCLNEQRQRDVLCDVTVVVENESFRAHCSVLASCSEYFNSRVTGITRQNPIITLPDEVTVEGFEPLLQFAYTSKLLFTKENIHAIHNSAEFLGFHNLESACFDFLIPKFSEGKRTSEKVRHRVCCQNRDPSGSFSSSIENSQPKLFESHSSLPLADDEQTDFPSPCPQSVQAQVNSGEEHFCLENCGPQMAPLSLELTENGVCPMLSLPCPDSAKADHPSQFCDGDILEIDVCNQSDLSLADCSLPCELSTPGDGNQTELTELAGRDVKQTVETLGAETNCNPSSQPLNTSGRDACIELLQQSEAGLEQRMAGDLSGQTLTTLSHEEGFDKRSSVEREVAEHLAKGFWSDLCPSQNQPLPLDHTDQTNLTKASDFHWLKQLDLSSSAGDCPFLRDLGTGDDPTPHNDSLSHSEKSSYMSSSFNSGDDSDLDTDGDTEANNKRAAEIQLPFPVEQISVLSRSAFQQLLRHQQLTQDQLEFVHDVRRRSKNRVAAQRCRKRKLEGIHQLECEIKKLKSEKEQLLQERGVLEKNLEETRQNLFGLCKSVSIESGSDQDHLQPLAKFSAPDFPISSHSLVGKDEESQITIEMVSCSSECDPSRQPAVGKLLSVCQPSVPETGMQTEEAGSPQGCPVPASLLNACLDMNNSF; this is encoded by the exons ATGTCACTCCAAGCTCCTCGTATGTCAGTGTTCACCTTTCAGTCTGCAGTGCACAGTGCCCATGTTCTCCAGTGTCTGAATGAGCAGAGGCAGCGGGATGTCCTGTGTGATGTGACGGTGGTGGTGGAAAACGAGAGTTTTCGGGCCCACTGCTCTGTGTTGGCGTCCTGCAGTGAATACTTTAACAGTAGGGTTACTGGTATCACCAGACAAAACCCCATCATCACGTTGCCTGATGAG GTGACTGTGGAGGGGTTTGAACCTTTGCTTCAATTTGCGTACACATCAAAGCTGCTCTTcaccaaagaaaacattcaCGCCATTCACAACAGTGCTGAGTTTTTAGGATTTCACAACTTGGAGTCAGCATGCTTTGATTTCCTCATCCCAAAGTTTTCTGAAGGCAAAAGAACCTCAGAGAAGGTCAGGCACAGAGTCTGCTGTCAGAACCGGGATCCCAGTGGCAGTTTTAGCTCCAGCATAGAGAATAGCCAACCAAAATTATTTGAGTCACACAGCTCATTGCCTTTAGCAGATGATGAACAAACCGACTTCCCATCACCTTGTCCTCAGAGTGTGCAGGCTCAGGTGAACAGCGGGGAAGAACACTTCTGTTTGGAGAATTGTGGGCCACAAATGGCTCCCTTATCTCTGGAGTTAACAGAAAATGGTGTGTGCCCTATGTTGTCTTTGCCATGCCCTGACTCTGCTAAAGCAGATCACCCCTCTCAGTTTTGTGACGGAGACATTTTAGAAATAGATGTGTGCAATCAAAGTGACTTGAGTTTGGCAGATTGTAGCTTACCCTGTGAGCTGTCAACCCCAGGGGATGGAAATCAAACAGAGCTCACTGAGCTAGCAGGTAGAGATGTTAAACAAACTGTTGAGACTCTTGGTGCTGAAACCAACTGTAACCCCAGTTCTCAACCACTCAACACATCAGGAAGAGATGCCTGCATTGAGTTATTACAGCAGAGTGAGGCTGGCCTTGAACAGAGAATGGCAGGTGATCTCTCAGGCCAGACACTGACTACTTTAAGCCACGAGGAGGGATTTGACAAGAGGAGCAGCGTGGAGAGGGAGGTGGCTGAACATTTGGCAAAGGGATTTTGGTCTGACCTATGCCCATCTCAGAATCAACCCCTCCCCCTGGACCATACAGACCAAACCAATCTGACAAAAGCATCAGACTTTCATTGGCTGAAACAACTGGACCTGAGTTCCAGTGCAGGAGACTGCCCCTTCCTCAGGGACCTTGGGACTGGTGACGACCCAACTCCACACAATGACAGCCTGTCCCATTCAGAGAAGAGCTCCTACATGTCCTCCTCATTCAACTCTGGGGATGACTCAGACCTGGACACAGATGGAGATACAGAGGCCAACAATAAAAGAGCAGCAGAG ATTCAGCTCCCATTCCCAGTGGAGCAGATCTCAGTGCTCAGCCGTAGTGCCTTCCAGCAGCTTCTCAGACACCAACAGCTGACTCAGGATCAGTTGGAGTTTGTCCATGATGTTCGTCGACGCAGCAAAAACCGTGTGGCTGCACAGCGCTGTCGAAAGCGGAAACTAGAGGGCATACACCAGCTAGAATGTGAAATCAAAAAATTA AAAAGTGAgaaagagcagctgctgcaggagcgAGGTGTGCTGGAGAAAAACCTGGAGGAGACGCGACAAAATCTGTTTGGGTTATGTAAAAGTGTCAGCATTGAGTCTGGATCTGATCAGGACCACTTGCAGCCTCTTGCCAAGTTCTCAGCACCAGACTTTCCCATTTCCTCACATAGCCTTGTGGGTAAAGATGAAGAGTCCCAGATCACTATTGAAATGGTAAGTTGTTCTTCAGAATGTGACCCAAGTAGGCAACCTGCTGTAGGCAAACTGCTCTCTGTGTGCCAGCCTTCTGTACCAGAGACTGGCATGCAGACTGAGGAGGCAGGCTCTCCACAGGGCTGCCCTGTTCCTGCATCCCTGCTCAATGCCTGCCTGGACATGAACAACAGCTTTTAA
- the usp16 gene encoding ubiquitin carboxyl-terminal hydrolase 16 isoform X3, with protein MGKKRGKDKTTREDNDIDLTGPSCRHIKKGTDQTLLKKLHGNSDWMNCQDCKHEENKENISTTLLEDSENHQETAAVWMCLKCGHRGCGRNSENKHAIKHYETPRSDPHCLVVSLDSWSVWCYICDDEVQYSETGHLAQLVANLKKQTSTDAIKRPQKKEDSLLEVEQKTETEKVDENEEKENKDRHKKNVKKEGVGKLQKSSTNEDKSGISVKGLSNLGNTCFFNAVIQSLSQTQLLRQTLNTVTEEKVLNITPAASSDLEPIVVQLEQPGSLSLAMCQLLNEIQESKRGVVTPRELFTQVCKKAARFKGFQQQDSQELLRYLLDGMRAEEIKRVSSGIMEVLKQSRKSTDGEQLKTLVKEYEKNGFPKNFVDQVFGGEMTSTIMCQQCKTVSVVTEMFLDLSLPVSEEAYRKKNLKKGVQRSSELSPDGRHSPALTNGNDIPTGAGSKYQQKKAKKQAKKQAKHQKRQQKFEGRVILNGLRSPSSTEGGEIDPNADTNNGENAGSNTQEAAPLSEENPPQIIAAEKEKEDDDSVIDCESSATSSVSNRFAILSEEQHSKGSILNNDKLPDMEEEGEEDTQLVSEMEKVNLDDAFIEDLDAMEQSIEIKDEPLEAKEYTVVNQDPELAFHTLATRMPPENQECSVQSCLFHFTQVEILTQTNSLLCVTCTKQQPNKGKAAESKKIYTDALKQMLISSPPPVLTLHLKRFQQNGYSICKVNRHVQFPLILDLAPFCTVRCKNVAEADSQILYSLYGIVEHSGTMRSGHYTAYVKVQPEYPKSSSNGLSAEGDAEPRGSWFHISDTNVQPVSESKVQSCQAYLLFYERIL; from the exons ATGGGGAAGAAAAGGGGCAAGGACAAGACCACCAGAGAGGACAATGACATCGACTTGACAG GCCCATCTTGCAGGCATATTAAAAAGGGAACAGACCAAACTTTATTAAAGAAACTTCATGGGAATTCTGATTGGATGAATTGCCAAGATTGTAAgcatgaagaaaataaagaaaatatcagCACTACCCTGCTAGAAGACTCTGAAAACCATCaggagacagcagctgtatgGATGTGCTTAAAATGTGGCCATAGA GGATGCGGGCGAAATTCAGAGAATAAACATGCCATCAAACATTATGAGACTCCTCGTTCAGATCCACATTGCCTGGTGGTCAGTTTGGATAGCTGGAGTGTATG GTGTTATATATGTGATGATGAAGTGCAGTACTCCGAAACCGGACATTTGGCTCAGCTGGTGGCCAACCTAAAAAAGCAAACGTCTACAGATGCCATAAAGAGACCACAGAAAA AAGAAGACAGCTTGTTGGAAGTCGAGCAGAAGACAGAGACTGAAAAAGTGgatgaaaatgaagagaaggaaaacaagGACCGCCATaagaaaaatgtcaagaaaGAGGGCGTTGGGAAATTACAAAAATCCAgcacaaatgaagacaaaagtGGGATTTCAGTTAAGGGGCTGAGCAACCTGGGGAACACGTGTTTCTTTAATGCAGTCATTCAG AGTCTCTCTCAAACACAGCTCTTAAGACAGACTCTCAATACAGTCACAGAAGAGAAAGTGCTTAACATTACACCTGCTGCCTCCTCAGACCTG GAGCCTATTGTGGTCCAGTTAGAGCAGCCTGGATCCCTGAGTTTGGCTATGTGTCAACTACTCAATGAGATCCAGGAATCCAAAAGGGGTGTTGTGACACCAAGGGAGTTGTTTACCCAAGTTTGTAAAAA GGCTGCCAGATTCAAAGGATTTCAACAGCAGGATAGCCAGGAGCTGCTGCGCTATCTTCTGGATGGAATGCGAGCTGAAGAGATCAAA agAGTAAGTTCTGGGATCATGGAAGTATTGAAACAATCTAGAAAAAGCACAGATGGAGAGCAACTGAAAACACTGGTTAAAG AGTATGAGAAAAATGGATTTCCAAAAAACTTTGTGGACCAAGTTTTTGGTGGGGAAATGACGAGCACTATAATGTGTCAGCAGTGTAAAACG GTGTCTGTtgtcacagaaatgtttttggaTCTTTCCCTTCCTGTTTCTGAAGAG GCATATagaaagaaaaacctgaaaaaaggTGTTCAAAGGAGCAGTGAATTGAGCCCGGACGGCAGACACAGCCCTGCTCTCACCAACGGAAATGACATTCCCACTGGGGCTGGTAGTAAATaccagcagaagaaagccaAGAAGCAGGCAAAGAAGCAAGCAAAG CATCAAAAGAGGCAGCAGAAGTTTGAGGGCAGAGTCATTTTAAATGGTCTCAGATCACCAAGCTCCACAGAGGGTGGAGAGATTGATCCTAATGCAGATACAAATAATGGGGAAAATGCAGGCAGCAACACACAAGAAGCAGCCCCACTGAGTGAAGAAAATCCTCCACAAATCATTGCTGCtgagaaggaaaaggaagatGATGATTCTGTGATTGACTGCGAGTCATCAGCTACATCTTCAGTCAGCAACCGTTTTGCCATCTTATCAGAGGAGCAGCACTCAAAGGGCAGCATCTTAAACAATGACAAACTGCCTGACatggaagaggaaggagaagaggacaCACAGCTGGTGAGTGAAATGGAGAAAGTAAATCTAGATGATGCTTTCATAGAAGACCTTGATGCCATGGAACAAAGCATAGAGATCAAAGATGAGCCACTGGAGGCTAAAGAGTACACTGTAGTAAATCAAGACCCAGAGCTGGCCTTCCACACACTGGCTACCAGGATGCCCCCTGAGAACCAAGAGTGTTCAGTGCAATCTTGCCTGTTTCATTTCACACAAGTAGAAATCCTCACACAGACCAATAGCCTGCTGTGTGTCACCTGCACTAAACAACAACCAAATAAAGGCAAAGCTGCTG aATCCAAGAAAATCTACACTGATGCCTTGAAGCAAATGCTCATCTCCTCTCCCCCACCAGTGCTGACTCTCCATCTGAAGAGATTTCAACAG AATGGATACAGTATTTGTAAGGTGAACAGACATGTCCAGTTCCCACTCATACTGGATCTAGCTCCGTTTTGTACTGTTAGATGCAAG AATGTGGCAGAGGCAGATTCTCAGATTTTGTACAGTTTGTATGGTATCGTGGAGCACAGTGGAACAATGAGGTCGGGCCATTACACAGCCTACGTAAAAGTACAACCTGAGTACCCTAAATCCTCATCCAACGGACTTTCGGCAGAAG GAGATGCAGAGCCAAGAGGATCCTGGTTCCATATCAGTGACACAAACGTTCAGCCTGTGAGTGAGAGCAAAGTCCAGAGTTGCCAAGCCTACCTCCTCTTCTATGAAAGGATCCTTTAA
- the usp16 gene encoding ubiquitin carboxyl-terminal hydrolase 16 isoform X1 — MGKKRGKDKTTREDNDIDLTGPSCRHIKKGTDQTLLKKLHGNSDWMNCQDCKHEENKENISTTLLEDSENHQETAAVWMCLKCGHRGCGRNSENKHAIKHYETPRSDPHCLVVSLDSWSVWCYICDDEVQYSETGHLAQLVANLKKQTSTDAIKRPQKRVKEEDSLLEVEQKTETEKVDENEEKENKDRHKKNVKKEGVGKLQKSSTNEDKSGISVKGLSNLGNTCFFNAVIQSLSQTQLLRQTLNTVTEEKVLNITPAASSDLEPIVVQLEQPGSLSLAMCQLLNEIQESKRGVVTPRELFTQVCKKAARFKGFQQQDSQELLRYLLDGMRAEEIKRVSSGIMEVLKQSRKSTDGEQLKTLVKEYEKNGFPKNFVDQVFGGEMTSTIMCQQCKTVSVVTEMFLDLSLPVSEEAYRKKNLKKGVQRSSELSPDGRHSPALTNGNDIPTGAGSKYQQKKAKKQAKKQAKHQKRQQKFEGRVILNGLRSPSSTEGGEIDPNADTNNGENAGSNTQEAAPLSEENPPQIIAAEKEKEDDDSVIDCESSATSSVSNRFAILSEEQHSKGSILNNDKLPDMEEEGEEDTQLVSEMEKVNLDDAFIEDLDAMEQSIEIKDEPLEAKEYTVVNQDPELAFHTLATRMPPENQECSVQSCLFHFTQVEILTQTNSLLCVTCTKQQPNKGKAAESKKIYTDALKQMLISSPPPVLTLHLKRFQQNGYSICKVNRHVQFPLILDLAPFCTVRCKNVAEADSQILYSLYGIVEHSGTMRSGHYTAYVKVQPEYPKSSSNGLSAEGDAEPRGSWFHISDTNVQPVSESKVQSCQAYLLFYERIL, encoded by the exons ATGGGGAAGAAAAGGGGCAAGGACAAGACCACCAGAGAGGACAATGACATCGACTTGACAG GCCCATCTTGCAGGCATATTAAAAAGGGAACAGACCAAACTTTATTAAAGAAACTTCATGGGAATTCTGATTGGATGAATTGCCAAGATTGTAAgcatgaagaaaataaagaaaatatcagCACTACCCTGCTAGAAGACTCTGAAAACCATCaggagacagcagctgtatgGATGTGCTTAAAATGTGGCCATAGA GGATGCGGGCGAAATTCAGAGAATAAACATGCCATCAAACATTATGAGACTCCTCGTTCAGATCCACATTGCCTGGTGGTCAGTTTGGATAGCTGGAGTGTATG GTGTTATATATGTGATGATGAAGTGCAGTACTCCGAAACCGGACATTTGGCTCAGCTGGTGGCCAACCTAAAAAAGCAAACGTCTACAGATGCCATAAAGAGACCACAGAAAA GAGTGAAAGAAGAAGACAGCTTGTTGGAAGTCGAGCAGAAGACAGAGACTGAAAAAGTGgatgaaaatgaagagaaggaaaacaagGACCGCCATaagaaaaatgtcaagaaaGAGGGCGTTGGGAAATTACAAAAATCCAgcacaaatgaagacaaaagtGGGATTTCAGTTAAGGGGCTGAGCAACCTGGGGAACACGTGTTTCTTTAATGCAGTCATTCAG AGTCTCTCTCAAACACAGCTCTTAAGACAGACTCTCAATACAGTCACAGAAGAGAAAGTGCTTAACATTACACCTGCTGCCTCCTCAGACCTG GAGCCTATTGTGGTCCAGTTAGAGCAGCCTGGATCCCTGAGTTTGGCTATGTGTCAACTACTCAATGAGATCCAGGAATCCAAAAGGGGTGTTGTGACACCAAGGGAGTTGTTTACCCAAGTTTGTAAAAA GGCTGCCAGATTCAAAGGATTTCAACAGCAGGATAGCCAGGAGCTGCTGCGCTATCTTCTGGATGGAATGCGAGCTGAAGAGATCAAA agAGTAAGTTCTGGGATCATGGAAGTATTGAAACAATCTAGAAAAAGCACAGATGGAGAGCAACTGAAAACACTGGTTAAAG AGTATGAGAAAAATGGATTTCCAAAAAACTTTGTGGACCAAGTTTTTGGTGGGGAAATGACGAGCACTATAATGTGTCAGCAGTGTAAAACG GTGTCTGTtgtcacagaaatgtttttggaTCTTTCCCTTCCTGTTTCTGAAGAG GCATATagaaagaaaaacctgaaaaaaggTGTTCAAAGGAGCAGTGAATTGAGCCCGGACGGCAGACACAGCCCTGCTCTCACCAACGGAAATGACATTCCCACTGGGGCTGGTAGTAAATaccagcagaagaaagccaAGAAGCAGGCAAAGAAGCAAGCAAAG CATCAAAAGAGGCAGCAGAAGTTTGAGGGCAGAGTCATTTTAAATGGTCTCAGATCACCAAGCTCCACAGAGGGTGGAGAGATTGATCCTAATGCAGATACAAATAATGGGGAAAATGCAGGCAGCAACACACAAGAAGCAGCCCCACTGAGTGAAGAAAATCCTCCACAAATCATTGCTGCtgagaaggaaaaggaagatGATGATTCTGTGATTGACTGCGAGTCATCAGCTACATCTTCAGTCAGCAACCGTTTTGCCATCTTATCAGAGGAGCAGCACTCAAAGGGCAGCATCTTAAACAATGACAAACTGCCTGACatggaagaggaaggagaagaggacaCACAGCTGGTGAGTGAAATGGAGAAAGTAAATCTAGATGATGCTTTCATAGAAGACCTTGATGCCATGGAACAAAGCATAGAGATCAAAGATGAGCCACTGGAGGCTAAAGAGTACACTGTAGTAAATCAAGACCCAGAGCTGGCCTTCCACACACTGGCTACCAGGATGCCCCCTGAGAACCAAGAGTGTTCAGTGCAATCTTGCCTGTTTCATTTCACACAAGTAGAAATCCTCACACAGACCAATAGCCTGCTGTGTGTCACCTGCACTAAACAACAACCAAATAAAGGCAAAGCTGCTG aATCCAAGAAAATCTACACTGATGCCTTGAAGCAAATGCTCATCTCCTCTCCCCCACCAGTGCTGACTCTCCATCTGAAGAGATTTCAACAG AATGGATACAGTATTTGTAAGGTGAACAGACATGTCCAGTTCCCACTCATACTGGATCTAGCTCCGTTTTGTACTGTTAGATGCAAG AATGTGGCAGAGGCAGATTCTCAGATTTTGTACAGTTTGTATGGTATCGTGGAGCACAGTGGAACAATGAGGTCGGGCCATTACACAGCCTACGTAAAAGTACAACCTGAGTACCCTAAATCCTCATCCAACGGACTTTCGGCAGAAG GAGATGCAGAGCCAAGAGGATCCTGGTTCCATATCAGTGACACAAACGTTCAGCCTGTGAGTGAGAGCAAAGTCCAGAGTTGCCAAGCCTACCTCCTCTTCTATGAAAGGATCCTTTAA